Within Sulfurimonas sp. hsl 1-7, the genomic segment CGGCAGATGTATATATTAAAAACCGTCAGTATGAAGAAGCGTTGCAGTATCTTGAGAGTGCTTATGCTAAAGAATATAATGAGAAGATATTAGATAAAATAGCGATCATATTATATGTAAACTTATCACGAAAAAAAGATGCTATAGCAGAGCTTGAAACACATTCAAGGATGCATGGATGTTCAGAACTGATTTGTAACAGACTCATTGGAATCTATAGTAATGAAAATGATATTGATGGATTATTGAGCGTATATAAACGTAAGTACTCTTTAGACAAAGAGAGTGAAGTAGCTAAAAAAATTATTCAGATATACGGTTATACAAGAGATTATGTTAAGTTGATGAACTTTTTGGAAGAGAGTGGTGAAGATGAGGAACTTTTACTACAACTTTATCTTTCGGCAAAAGATTTTAAAAAAGCATATCTTTTAGCTTCTAAACTCTATAAGAAAGAGAACTCTTTAGAGTATCTTGGTCAAAGTGCAATTTATGAGTATGAAGCAAATAAAGCAGACCTCAATAAAAAAGTTTTGAAGAGTGTAGTCTCTAAGTTAACTAAAGTGGTAGCGAATAAAAATGACACTCTTTATAAAAACTATCTTGGATATATCTTGATAGACCATGAGATAGATATTAAAAAAGGTATGAAGTATATCCGAGAAGTATTAAAAGTAAAACCGAAATCGGGATACTATTTAGACTCATTGGCATGGGGGTACTACAAACTTGGGCAATGTAAAAAAGCCAAAAAGTTAATGCTTAAGGTGAAAACTTTGGAGGGTGGAGATGATCCTGAAGTGGATCTGCACATGAAAAAGATAAATGAATGTTTAAAAAAACAAATTTTGAAGAGGAAAAAATAAAGAATGATTTTAGATGATATTATCAAAAAAACAAAAGAAGATTTAGAAAAAAGGGAAAAAGAGTTCTCTATGGATTGGTTAGGACGCTCATTGGCGTTTAATGCTAGACAACCAAGAGATGTTTTCCCATACCTTACTGCAACTGAGGAAGATCCGTATAGAATTATCTCCGAAGTAAAAAAAGCTTCTCCGTCTAAAGGTGTTATTCGCGAAGACTTCGATCCTTTAGCTATAGCTCAGGCATATGAGAGAGGGGGAGCTAGTGCTATCTCTGTACTTACCGAACCACACTTCTTCCAAGGAAGTTTAGATTATTTAGCTGGTATTAGAAGATATGTAGGGATTCCACTACTTAGAAAAGATTTTATTGTTTCAAAATATCAGATTTTAGAAGCGATGGTGTACGGGGCTGACTTTATCCTTTTAATTGCAGCTGCACTGTCTAAAAAAGAGTTAAAAGAGCTTTTAGCATACACAAGACACCTTGGTATGGAAGCGTTAGTTGAGGTTCATGATAAATCGGATCTTGTAAAAGCTATCTATGCGGGAAGTGATATCATCGGTATTAATCATAGAAACCTGCAAACTTTTGAGATGGATATGGAGCTTTCTTACAAACTTATTCCATTGATTCCAAACGGTAAAGTGATTGTAGCTGAGAGCGGTATCTATGAACACGGTCAGTTAGAAGATCTTAGCAAAGCTGGTGTAGATGCTTTCTTAGTTGGTGAGTCTTTAATGCGTCAAGATGATGAAGAGGCAGCTCTAAAAACACTTAAGTACGGTAGTACAGGAAAATAGTTTTGCAAATTATTGAATTATTTAAGTACCTGATCAATTCAAAAAGTGAAACTCCGGATGACGGTGGCTTATTACTTTTTATTGAAGATTACTTACCTGGTTTTACAGCTGTTAGAGTTGACGTCGAAGATGTAAAAAATCTTTTTATTTATAAAAAGTTCGGGGATGGCGATCATCTTTGTTTTGCAGGGCATGTAGATGTGGTTCCGGCAGGAAAAGGTTGGGATAGCGATCCTTATCAAGCTATGGAAAAAGACGGTTACATTTACGGTCGCGGTACACAAGATATGAAAAGCGGAGTAGCGGCATTTACACAGGCTGTAAATGAAGCAAGTAGTTTTAACGGGACACTTTCTCTGTTACTTACATCTGATGAAGAGGGTGATGCAATCAACGGAACCGTGAAAGTGTTGGAGTACCTAAGAGAAAAAGAGATGCTACCCGATTATTGTGTTGTAGCCGAACCGACATGTGAAGAGAACTTTGGAGATGCTATTAAAGTAGGGCGTCGCGGTTCGATCAACGGATACATCACTATTAAAGGGAAGCAGGGTCATGCCGCTTATCCTGAAAAAGCGATCAATCCGATTCATCAAATCTCACGTGTACTCGGTGAGATGGCCGGAGTAGATTTAGATAACGGTGATGAGCATTTTGCTCCTTCAAAGTTTGTAGTAACAGATATAAGAGCAGGTATGCAGGTTACAAATGTAACTCCAAATGAGCTTAATATGATGTTTAATGTAAGAAACAACACAAAAACAACTCAAGAAGAGATCAAAGCATTTGTAGAAAAATATTTAGGGGAACTTGATTACGAGCTCAGACTTACTCAAGGCTCTTATCCGTTTAAAACAGATACCGATACAAAAATTGTAAAGAAGATAGATCAAGCTATAGAAAATGTAACATCTATAAAGCCTAAACATTCAACGGCAGGCGGAACAAGTGATGCACGTTTTATCTCTGCGTTTGGAGTTGATGTGGTAGAATT encodes:
- a CDS encoding tetratricopeptide repeat protein; protein product: MYKIFLLLFVSIFFISCATTHENKLTPNEKAFDEEDTYIMFALRAEQVKSYQTAAKLFAQLYDKSQKKEYLYRSVQNRYLAKDYNTTIEIINRYLEYEPNDRKLQRYKIGSLAESGNISEAISLALLLSKQTQQPDDYILTADVYIKNRQYEEALQYLESAYAKEYNEKILDKIAIILYVNLSRKKDAIAELETHSRMHGCSELICNRLIGIYSNENDIDGLLSVYKRKYSLDKESEVAKKIIQIYGYTRDYVKLMNFLEESGEDEELLLQLYLSAKDFKKAYLLASKLYKKENSLEYLGQSAIYEYEANKADLNKKVLKSVVSKLTKVVANKNDTLYKNYLGYILIDHEIDIKKGMKYIREVLKVKPKSGYYLDSLAWGYYKLGQCKKAKKLMLKVKTLEGGDDPEVDLHMKKINECLKKQILKRKK
- the trpC gene encoding indole-3-glycerol phosphate synthase TrpC, with translation MILDDIIKKTKEDLEKREKEFSMDWLGRSLAFNARQPRDVFPYLTATEEDPYRIISEVKKASPSKGVIREDFDPLAIAQAYERGGASAISVLTEPHFFQGSLDYLAGIRRYVGIPLLRKDFIVSKYQILEAMVYGADFILLIAAALSKKELKELLAYTRHLGMEALVEVHDKSDLVKAIYAGSDIIGINHRNLQTFEMDMELSYKLIPLIPNGKVIVAESGIYEHGQLEDLSKAGVDAFLVGESLMRQDDEEAALKTLKYGSTGK
- the dapE gene encoding succinyl-diaminopimelate desuccinylase translates to MQIIELFKYLINSKSETPDDGGLLLFIEDYLPGFTAVRVDVEDVKNLFIYKKFGDGDHLCFAGHVDVVPAGKGWDSDPYQAMEKDGYIYGRGTQDMKSGVAAFTQAVNEASSFNGTLSLLLTSDEEGDAINGTVKVLEYLREKEMLPDYCVVAEPTCEENFGDAIKVGRRGSINGYITIKGKQGHAAYPEKAINPIHQISRVLGEMAGVDLDNGDEHFAPSKFVVTDIRAGMQVTNVTPNELNMMFNVRNNTKTTQEEIKAFVEKYLGELDYELRLTQGSYPFKTDTDTKIVKKIDQAIENVTSIKPKHSTAGGTSDARFISAFGVDVVEFGVKNDTIHSVNERTSKKEVEDLCQVFKTLIEIWDK